TTTAAACGTGAGACCAGTGGTGCTGCAGGTacccagggacagggagcagaatgaagcccccataatccaaggggaaatggttggtGACCTGCTACAGAATTTAGACACACACGAGTCTAaggggccagatgggatccacgcgagggtgctgagggagctggcagaggtgctcaCCGAGCCACTTTCAGTTATCTATCggcagtcctggctaactggggaggtcccaggaAGCTGGCAAATGTGGCACCTGTCTACAGGAAGGGCTAGAAGGAGAATCTGCAGAATTGCAGGCCTGTCGGTCTGAGctcggtgctggggaaggtcgTGGAACAGATCATCTCAAGTCCCATCCCGaggcacacacagcacaacccagcgatcaggcccagtcaccatgggtttgtgaaaggcaggtcctgcttgaccaacctgatctcctccTACAATGTGACCCACgcagtagatgagggaaaggctgtgggtgttgtgtacttagacttcagtaaaacctttgacaccacatcccacagcatctcctggagaagctgcagctcacggcctggatggtgtatctgcgatggataaagaactggtgGAGGgacaggcccaaagagttgtggtgaacagaggcaaatccagttggcgactggtcatgagtggtgtccccagggctcagtactggggccagttctgtttaatctctttatcaatgatctggaggaggggatcgagtgcaccctcagtcaGTTTGCAAATACACCAaactgggtgggagtgttgatctgctggagggtgggaaggccatacagaggggtctggaccagctggatcgctgggctgaggccagttgtctgaggttcaacaaggccaagtgccgggtactgcacctgggtcacaacaaccccatgaacgctgcaggctggggaagagcggctggaaagtgcccggtggaaaaggacctgggggtgttggtgacagcggctgaacatgagccagtgtgtgcccaggtggccaagaggccaccagcatcctggctggtaccaggaATAGTGcagccagcaggcccagggcagcgaccatccctgtgctgggcactggggaggccaaacctcgaatcctggggtcagttttggcccctcacgccaagaaaggccttgaggtgctggagcaagtgcagaggagggaatggagctggtgaggggctggagcacaagtgtgatggagcggctgagggacctggggggttcagctggagaacaggagctgaggggagaccttctgatctctgaactgcctgaaaggagcttggagccagggggggtcgggctctgctccccaggaacaagcgccaggagcagaggaaacggcctcaagttgcgccaggggaggttgaggttggatctggggaacaatttatttatggaaagggctgtggggcattggaacaggctgcccagggcagtgctggagtcaccagccctggagggttggacagacctGAGATGAGGTacatgggacatggggtagtgccagagtaggttatggttgaactgGACTgtcttgagggtgtcttccaaccaaagtgattctatgtgTTGTATTCACACCCATCCGCCTGCTAAAGCTCCCCAGTGTTTCTCTGATGTTCTTTCCATCCGTGCGGATTTCACCCAGTGATTGATGATACTCGCTTCGAGCTTGCGCACCTCTGTGACGGACGGGGGGTCAGCTGGATTGTGTCCTCTAGAGAGAGCAGAGCAATGTCAGCTGGGAGTGGGCAGTTCTTCATATTCATCCCCTGGAAAACAAGTGACAGCATCGCACCCCCCAGGAGGTTGGAGGCAGCCTTGAGAGTCCTGAGCGCTCCCTTGCAtcagtgcctgctgccctctctGCTCTGGGCCTGAAGGCTGTTGGCTAATGCCAAGAAATGCTGGACTACTTGACATGACCGATCACTACAGGCTGCCACACACTGGTGCCAATCCCTGTGCAAGAACATGTTCTAATCAAAGTGCTCAGTAATGAAAGTTCTCAGCTTagtgctgagctctgcagagcccGCTCCCGTGATGGCTTAAGAGCGCTGTACGGGGGAAGATGTGCTGCTCTACGGTTATGCTGCAAGTCTGGTACCCAGCCGGCTCTAGGTATGGTATGTCCTGGTTCTTTGGACTGTGCCCAGCTAAGATCAAACACCAGGGCAGGATGTTTTGTCAGTACTTACCGCAGATCTAGGTGATGAGCGCCTCCTTTAATGGTCAGTGCAATCAGCGAAGAACTGAGGCTGCTGTTTATCTGGAAGGAGAAGGAGTAAAGACAAACTCTCACCACGTGGCTGGGCAGAACTGGGCATCAGTTCTTAAAACTGGAAGATGAGCTGGGCAGGCAAGGGAAAGCTCAGGATCCTTGGTACGGCCGATATTGTGTGTGTGACTTACAGTCCTAACGAGCCAAATGATCCGTCTTCCCCCAAGAGGAAAACTCAGCCTACTCCAGTACAGGCAGTTTGCAGTTAACAGGCTCCTTTGGCTGGTGCACCCTAAGCAGCCCattcctcctgcagctggggtTGCCAAGCCAGCCTAAAACCAGGTACTTGTGCATTGCAAGCAGGAGCTCAGCTAACTCAAAAATCCGACTCTGgttcatttttggttttaaattttagACTACAGCTCTGCCACCCCTTGTTGAACCTAAACCAAAATCCGCCCTGGTTCgaggtgctgcctgcagcagctgtttgGTCTCACAGCGTGGAGCATGGAGGCTGCGAGGAGCACGGAGCTGTCGGCACCAAGCCCACGTCTGCACACAAACACGACAGGTTCTGCTTCAGATCCGGGTGCTGGTTCAGGAGGCTCCTGCTGTGTCTGAACTAGCAAAGCCACCTTTGCTGTGTCAGTGTTCCTGGCTCATGGACTCATTCAAATGTGTCCTGAGGCTCCTGAATGGTTCAGCAGAAAACAACCACTTACAGAAACTCAAAATGGTGAAGATGAGTCACCAGTGCTGCTTTGAAAGGGAGAGGGGGGCGGTGTGTCACCTGGAAAAGCTGCTCGGTGTCAGGAGTGCACGTGCTTACCCCACCTCCAGCCCACGGGTCCAAGTctccatttgaaaaaataatgttgcttGCACTTTTCAGGTCTGAAATTCAGAAAGGTGATGTTTGAGAGGTGCCCTTCCTGCCCATTTACCCAAATCTATTTGGCTACTGCAGCAAACATGgccaagaacagaaaacatgggAGAATGAATCAAAGTGCTGGCAGTTTCTAGGTTTGCCCCTTCTGCTCTAGGAGGCACAGAAGGGTCTGTCTGGCTGCAGCACAAGGCTCCGAGCTGTGCCGGGGCTCGCTGGGCCGTCCTCCTCGAGCTCTGCTGGGCACAGGGGGCATGGCTGGACGGGCACAGGGTGGCCAAGGGATGAGCAGATGGCACAACTCACCTCCGCCCCAAAAGTTTATGTGCAGCCAGCGTGCTCGGGGCCTGACGCgccacctgctccagcagtaCTGCTCTCGCATGGCCTCTGTGAACGGCATCTCGGGGAACATGTCGGTCACGTTGTTGCTGTTGAAAGTTAAGTTGATCTCGGTGCAAACCTAAGAGAGGTACAAGAACTGTCATGGGGTGTGGGGATAACCAGGGCAGCAGTGAAAGCTGTTGGTACACATACCTGGTAGTCCCAGGCCTCGGCGTCCGAGCCGATGCCGCAGCCCGTGGGGTCAGCGCAGGACTGGTACAGCTGGTATATGTCGTAACACTGCGCCGAGCTGGAGGAGTTGTACAGCACCCCTGTGAGGGAGAACACAGCACAAAGCCGGTCAGTGCTGCTCACCCACCGATCCCGCACCAGCCTCACAGCCCGGACCGAGCCAAGGAGCAgctgtcacagagtcacagaatgtcaggggttgaagggccctggaaagctcatgcagtgcaatccccccatggagcaggaacacccagatgaggttacacaggaaggtgtccaggcgggttggaatgtctgcagagaaggagactccacaaccccctgggcagcctgggccaggctctgccaccctcaccgggaacaagtttcttctcaaattcaagcggaacctcctgcgtgccagtttgcacccattgccccttgtcctgtcactggttgtcacccagaagagcctggctccatcctcctgacactcccctttccatattgatccccaggaatgagtcccccctcagtctcctcttctcctggcaGTGCCGGGGCAGAGCTGGCAGGGGCTGCACCAGTGCTGGTTCACCATCCCAACTTTATGCCAAAGCTTTTCAATGGCCTCAAGCCCATTGTGTGATCCCCTTTACTTGTGCTGTGTCCACAGCTCAGGACCCACCCAGTGCTCGCTCGCTGCTCTCTGCCAAGCGCCAATGTCCTTGTGAGAGCCCGAACTTCCAAGCCCAGGTGCACGCAGGAGCCGGCTGTGCACGGCACAGTACATGAACACCCCAAACTGAATGGGCCACGGCTGCTGAGACTTGCCCACCCCCTCCctgaaaggaaaggagatgTTGTCTGAATCCATCGCATTTACTCAGAGGGCCAAGGGTGTCACGTCACAGACAGGATTTTGTTTGCCTGTTGTTCaggaagggaaaggcagcaTGTGCGGGCTTGCCCAGATGAAAGAGCTCCTGACCAGTGGGCCCGGCGAAGCATAGCTGGGGAGCTGCTTTTTTGTGCAGATGGGTAGTTACCAGATAGTGAGGAGGAGGAATGTGGCTCTGCGGGGCgtctgctgctgccagcgcCACAGCCCACAGGAAAACCCGCAGACACCGGGTTTGTGTGACAACCAGCAGCAAGAGCTCCACTTGCAAACTGCCCCTGTGGCTCTGCCACCGAGACGGGTGGAAGCTGCAGCCGCTGCCTTTTGGAGGCTCCGTGGCGGGGGCagcgcagccccagctccacaAAGCACGAAGCCACTGGTTTGGCTGCAGGCGACTGGCCAGGAGATGCACTGAGAGTGCACAGCGGGGAGTCCTGGGGCCGCTCCAGCGCTGCGCACCCGCCAGAGCGATGCTGCTCAGCTCGGCCGGCGCGACGGGGCTCGTGTCGGACACCTACCTGGAGAAACTGCTGGAGGGGCTCGGCAGCCTCCGCTCGCAGAACGCGCTGTGCGACGTGACACTGGAGGCTGAGGGGGTTTGCTTTCCAGCCCACAAGGTTGTTTTAGCGTCAGCAAGTAATTACTGCAAGATCCTATTTGTTGGAAACTTGACAAGAGCAGGGAGCCCGGATGGGCACGTCCGGCTGAAAGGCGTCAGTGCTGCTGGGCTGAGGAATGTTCTCAACTTCATTTACTCCAACAAACTAGATCTCTCATTGCAGAACATTGAGGAGACTTTCAAAGCCGCAGAAACCCTCCTGGTTCGGGAGGTGATCAAGCTGTGCTTTCGCTTTCTGGAGGGTTGCTTGAACTGTGAGAACTGCACGGATGTTCTTAACATTGCTAAGAAACTCGGCCCAGCGGAGTTGAGACGGAAAGCAATGTGCTACGTAGGGCAGCATTACAAACAGATCCTGGCTGACCCCCAGTGCTTGAAAGACCTGGACCGAGGAACCCTCTGTGAAATTTTAGACAGGACCGACGTGGCGGGATGCAGcgagctggagctgctcagagCCGCCATGGGCTGGCTGCAGCACGACTGCGCGCGGCTGCAACACGCGACAGACGTTTTAAGGCGCATAAGATTCCCTCTCATTCCTTTACAGGATCTGCAGAGCTACGTCCAGGAGGTGCCTCTGATGAGGCTGGGGTCAGGCTGCCACCAGTACCTGCGGGAGGCTCTGAATTACCACTCCCAGCTGTTCGCTCAGCCGGTGCTGCAGACCCCGAGCACGAGCCTCCGCGGCGCTTCCACCGTGCTGCTCGTTGCCGGTGGCAGAACCGCTGACAACGGTGTGTGCAGGGAGATGTGGGCTGCAgaccagagctgcagcacctggcacAAGGTTGGGGAGCTCTGTGTGCCCGTGTACAACCACTGCGTCGCCATCATCAACGACTTTCTCTTCATCATCGGGGGACAGTGTAAATTTGATCCCACTGGAAAGCAGCCGTCAAACGAGGTGAGTCGTGAGAAACCTTCAGCCTTGGAAAAATGGCTGAgtgaggaagggaggagggagggaatcGTTCCTCTTGCCCATCACAGATCTCCCACATCTACAGATTTCCCAACGCTCTGTGCATTACAGAGCCCTCAGGAACAGAGCTGCCAAACTCTCTGGGAAGCAATCAGGTTCTGCTCCGGTGTCACCTCGCTCCTGCTGTAGATTGTCACCCTAATCTGTATGCACCTCCACAGTGTCCGTTCAGCCAGGTCCACGTCAGTCCATCAACCAATCCCATGAGTGCCACCCCTGTTCCCGGTACTTGCCCAGGGGGCGCGGGGCATGGTTAAATCCTACCCTTGCCCTTGGGAActgctccttccttccttttgccCTTGAAAGGCACATCTGCTTTAGCTCTCAGGACCTTCCCTTTATGCCTGGAGACTGAAAAGACTTGTGCaggattttgtgtttttctttcccgTGCTCCCAGGGGCTGTTTCAGCATCACCCCCGTGCGGCCACGTCCGCGCAcgcagcagctctgcccgcgGCTGGGAGGCGCTCAGCGGAGCGGGCGGTGCTGCCGCCGGGCTCAGCACCCACTGCGTGTGGTTCTGCACACGCTGCCCTTGCTCGGGGACCTGGGCTTTCTAACCACAGCTGACAAAGCAAGGCTGGGGAGGTATTTACTGCTGAACAAGACACAATTGGAAGCCCAGCCCGACCAGGGGGGCTGTGCCCCTGCCTTGATGCCACCAGGAACGGGGGGAGGCAACTCCTGCCCTCCCCTGGGCAAGAGCAGCAGGCAAAGCTCAGTTGCTCTCTTTACTACGCATTCAAACAGTAGCAGAGATGCAAAACGTGCTTGTTGAAATCCCACTGGAACAGTTTTCAGCTGACATGTGCTATTATAGCTGGTGTATGAAACAGGTATTTCACTAAGCCAATGTGTTTCGCCTCCTGCTTGCTGCAAACTGAGAGCACCACCTGTTCCCAGACCCTCCAGACCTCCAGAAAGGCTGTAACTGAGCATCCAGCTCCACTGGGAGGTACTGCTGGgtcagcctgtccaggtctgaATATAAAACCTTCCTCAGCCTGGGGAAAATGCTTATCAATCAGTTCTTGAAGCCACAGGAGACACAAGCAGGTGCCCTCCTTCTGCTAACTATCACCCGTCTGCCGCCACCCTAGGTCTTCCGATTCGATCCCCGCAACACGTCCTGGCTGCAGGTCGCCAGCATGCTGGAGAGGCGGACACGCTTCCACGCGGGTGTCTTGTCCGATCGCATCTTCGCTGTGGGCGGCGGGACGCTGCTGGGGACCCTCACGCGCACTGTGGAGTGGTACCAGCCCGCGGACAACAAGTGGCAGTTCGCAACTCCTCTCCCCACGCCTGTTGCTGATCACGCAGGCACAACCCACAAGGGAATCCTCTATATTTCAGGTGATAGAGCTTGTAGAAAGCAGCATGTTTTCCTACAGGTCTCTGACATCTCAATGTCACAGTCTAAGCCTGCTCTCAGAGCTCCAGTGTCCCTTTCCTGCTGTGTCAGCACAGCCTCACTGCCCTGAATGTCAGGaattgttttcacagaatcacagaatgggctgggttggaaaagccctcagagatcatccagtccagcccttggtccaactccagtccattcactagatcatggcactaagtgccatggccaagctcagtttaaaaacctccagggccggtgagtccagcacctccctgggcagccattccaatcctgaccactctctctgcacagaattgctttctgatctccagcctcaatttcccctggcagagttgaagcccatggccccttgtcctattgctgatgcctgggagaagagaccaatccccacctggctagaactgcccttcaggtagttctagagagtgctgagctcagctctaagcctcctcttctccagactaaacaagcccagctccctcagcctctccccatagggcttgtgttcaagtcccttccccagtcttcaCCAGTTCTTTCCAAGACGCTACAGGTGGCATCACCTGTTTGCCGTCCACATGCCCCTGCTCGCCTTGACCCTGCAATCCTGGCCAAATCCCAAAGCTTGGCGGTCTGAAAAGGTACAGTGCAAGCAGGCTGCCACAGTGCTGGGGATGGGATTGAACCCTGGTATTAATCTGAATGTGAGATGTGGGACTAGCCCTACTGTGCTGTACAAAAGGAAGTGCAATGCAGGCTCTTACCCACTgagccagcacagctcctgctgcacgAGGGATCCTCAGTCTTTACAGTGACCGTTGGTAGATGGTGCAGGATGTTGAACAATCAAGCTGCATGGGTTTGAACACTTCAGGAAATTGCTGTGGGATGTTTAGCTTTTGTAGCTACTAATTTGGACTTGAGAGATAATGTTTGGTTTCTCCTAGGAACAGCACCGTGCTGTTTGTGTTGTTGCCTCTGCACTTCCTGGGCCAGGCTGCCATTGCCGTGGGCTCCCCGATCATAAACCAGTCATGACCAGCTGGGATCACTGGACTGGTCTAGTGCAGGTCAACATCAGTTGCGCAGTTGCAATGAAGTTCTGCACTGTCCTCCTGAGGCCCCTCgctaatgtttataaatatataaagggggagtgtcaggaggatggagccaggctcttctgggtgacaaccagtgacaggacaaggggcaatgggttcaaactggaacacaggaggttccacttaaatatgagaagaaacttgttcctggtgagggtgtcagagcctggcccaggctgcccagggggttgtggagtctccttctgtgcagacattccaacccgcctggacaccttcctgtgtaacctcatctgggtgttcctgctccatggggggattgcactgcatgagctttccagggcccttccacccctgacattctgggattcggtgacagcagcacagggtgACACTGCCCAGGGTGAGCCCCATGGGTCCCACAGGGGCAGCGCCCACAGGTAACGGTCCAGATGGGGAATGGCTGAGGCTCAGGGTCAAGTCTCTGCTTGGACCCAGCTGGCCCACAGTGCCAGCCCTCGTTGGTCTCAATTCCTACCAGAGAGCAAGGACAAAATTGCCTCACAGAGCTTCAAACATACCATAGTGATCTAGGCTGGATAACACTAAACCCCTCAGGTATAATATCTGACATACCTATAGTGCGCGTTTCCTTCTCCACTAGTGGGGTGACTGCAGATGTGACCTGGCCCGCCTACAGCCCTGCCCAAGCAAACCCAACAGTTCAGAGCATTCCTTTGGTACAAGATCTAAACACGAGCTCCACGCAGACAGTGTTCACACACAGGAAGGGGCAGCTGGAGACGcttcccacagcagcaccttCCTTCTGCACGGAGCTTTTCACATTGCACCCCTGAAATACAGGGGTGAGTGCACAGTAGATAACAACAGCACTCACAGGTTGGCTCTGAAAAAAGCTCTGAAcacttttctttcaaagcacCATTTTGTGACTGCGGGTGCTGGAAGCAGATTCCCTGAGTAAAGCTGTTCCGGTTACACCCGAAATACCCCAAGAACTTTACTGAAAAATCTGTTGTGGAAGACTATTCACACAAAGAGCTGGACtgtgtgggtttgggtttttttcccctctttaaaATACCTATGCAGCTCAGGTTTTAAATTTCACACTGTGTCAGCTCTGCATAATGTGTGAAATTTTAAACCTGAGCTGCTTagctgttttaaagaaaaaaatccaatcagct
This region of Columba livia isolate bColLiv1 breed racing homer chromosome 19, bColLiv1.pat.W.v2, whole genome shotgun sequence genomic DNA includes:
- the LOC110359843 gene encoding kelch-like protein 9, whose product is MWLCGASAAASATAHRKTRRHRVCVTTSSKSSTCKLPLWLCHRDGWKLQPLPFGGSVAGAAQPQLHKARSHWFGCRRLARRCTESAQRGVLGPLQRCAPARAMLLSSAGATGLVSDTYLEKLLEGLGSLRSQNALCDVTLEAEGVCFPAHKVVLASASNYCKILFVGNLTRAGSPDGHVRLKGVSAAGLRNVLNFIYSNKLDLSLQNIEETFKAAETLLVREVIKLCFRFLEGCLNCENCTDVLNIAKKLGPAELRRKAMCYVGQHYKQILADPQCLKDLDRGTLCEILDRTDVAGCSELELLRAAMGWLQHDCARLQHATDVLRRIRFPLIPLQDLQSYVQEVPLMRLGSGCHQYLREALNYHSQLFAQPVLQTPSTSLRGASTVLLVAGGRTADNGVCREMWAADQSCSTWHKVGELCVPVYNHCVAIINDFLFIIGGQCKFDPTGKQPSNEVFRFDPRNTSWLQVASMLERRTRFHAGVLSDRIFAVGGGTLLGTLTRTVEWYQPADNKWQFATPLPTPVADHAGTTHKGILYISGGFSGGKTLRDTHSYLPRLRRWVGSSPMAFARCDHGMAAVRDGIFCIGGRTLKGVEEWIQVNETEYYCPGSNQWTTLTLSPFSCCQFSVAALGPVLYLTGGASLQHMQKADSVFLYDTERRVWQKASPLPKALVDHASCVIKLSHGNVAAETGRGTKCSPEGRTKESALSLFSTKEQESHSASEKQ